A DNA window from Buttiauxella agrestis contains the following coding sequences:
- the dppB gene encoding dipeptide ABC transporter permease DppB, with translation MLQFILRRLGLVIPTFIGITLLTFAFVHMIPGDPVMIMVGERGISPERHAQLLAELGLDKPLWQQYLHYIWGVMHGDLGISLKSRLPVWDEFVPRFKATMELGVCAMMFAVAVGIPVGVLAAVKRGSVFDHTAVGLALTGYSMPIFWWGMMLIMLVSVYWNLTPVSGRISDTVFLDDTLPLTGFMLIDTAIWGEPGDFIDAMAHMVLPAVVLGTIPLAVIVRMTRSSMLEVLGEDYIRTARAKGLTRMRVIVVHALRNAMLPVVTVIGLQVGTLLAGAILTETIFSWPGLGRWLIDALQRRDYPVVQGGVLLVATMIILVNLIVDLLYGVVNPRIRHKK, from the coding sequence ATGTTGCAGTTCATCCTCCGACGTCTGGGATTAGTCATCCCCACGTTTATCGGTATTACCCTTCTTACCTTCGCTTTCGTACACATGATTCCCGGGGACCCGGTGATGATTATGGTGGGTGAGCGCGGTATCTCTCCTGAACGTCATGCTCAGTTGTTGGCCGAACTTGGCCTCGACAAGCCATTGTGGCAGCAATACCTCCATTACATTTGGGGTGTGATGCACGGCGACCTGGGCATTTCGTTAAAAAGTCGTCTCCCGGTCTGGGACGAGTTCGTGCCGCGCTTTAAAGCGACCATGGAACTTGGCGTTTGCGCGATGATGTTCGCCGTTGCCGTGGGCATTCCGGTTGGCGTTTTGGCTGCGGTTAAACGCGGCTCTGTGTTCGACCACACTGCGGTAGGCCTCGCGCTGACCGGCTACTCCATGCCTATTTTCTGGTGGGGTATGATGTTAATCATGCTGGTTTCCGTCTACTGGAACCTCACCCCCGTGTCGGGGCGTATCAGCGATACGGTATTCCTCGATGACACCTTGCCGCTCACCGGTTTTATGCTGATAGACACCGCGATATGGGGCGAGCCGGGCGACTTCATCGATGCGATGGCGCACATGGTGCTGCCAGCCGTGGTGCTCGGCACGATTCCGCTGGCGGTTATCGTGCGTATGACCCGCTCGTCCATGCTCGAAGTGCTCGGTGAAGATTACATCCGTACCGCTCGCGCTAAAGGTTTGACCCGCATGCGCGTTATCGTGGTTCATGCTCTGCGCAACGCTATGCTGCCTGTCGTCACCGTTATCGGCCTGCAGGTCGGTACGTTGCTGGCGGGTGCGATTCTGACGGAAACCATCTTCTCCTGGCCGGGACTTGGCCGCTGGTTGATTGATGCATTGCAACGTCGTGACTACCCGGTAGTGCAGGGCGGCGTATTGTTGGTCGCGACGATGATTATCCTCGTGAACCTGATCGTCGACTTACTGTACGGCGTGGTGAACCCGCGTATACGCCATAAGAAATAA
- the dppC gene encoding dipeptide ABC transporter permease DppC has protein sequence MTQLTENKMVAAPVPMTPFQEFWHYFKRNKGAVVGLVYVTAMILIAIFANVLAPHGPAEQFRDSLLNPPVWQEGGSWQFILGTDDVGRDIMARLMYGARLSLLVGCLVVVLSLVMGVVLGLVAGYFGGLIDNIIMRVVDIMLALPSLLLALVLVAIFGPSIVNASLALTFVALPHYVRLTRGAVLVEVHRDYVTASRVAGASPMRQMFINILPNCLAPLIVQASLGFSNAILDMAALGFLGMGAQPPTPEWGTMLSDVLQFAQSAWWVVTFPGVAILLTVLAFNLMGDGLRDALDPKLKQ, from the coding sequence ATGACGCAATTAACTGAAAACAAAATGGTAGCGGCGCCAGTTCCAATGACGCCATTCCAGGAATTCTGGCACTACTTTAAACGTAACAAAGGGGCGGTCGTCGGCCTGGTGTATGTCACCGCCATGATTTTGATCGCTATTTTCGCCAACGTTCTCGCGCCACACGGCCCGGCAGAACAGTTCCGTGATTCACTGCTGAACCCGCCAGTGTGGCAAGAAGGCGGAAGCTGGCAGTTTATCCTCGGCACTGATGACGTTGGCCGCGACATCATGGCTCGCCTGATGTACGGCGCACGTTTGTCGCTGCTGGTCGGCTGCCTGGTGGTGGTGCTGTCGCTGGTCATGGGCGTGGTCCTCGGCCTGGTTGCGGGCTACTTCGGCGGCCTTATCGACAACATCATCATGCGTGTTGTCGATATCATGTTGGCCCTGCCAAGCCTGCTGTTGGCGCTGGTACTGGTGGCCATTTTTGGCCCGTCGATAGTCAACGCTTCATTGGCGCTTACCTTCGTAGCACTTCCGCACTATGTGCGACTGACGCGCGGTGCGGTGCTGGTGGAAGTGCATCGTGATTATGTGACGGCCTCTCGCGTGGCGGGTGCAAGCCCGATGCGCCAGATGTTCATCAATATTCTGCCAAATTGTCTCGCACCGCTTATCGTGCAGGCCTCTCTTGGCTTCTCTAACGCCATTCTCGATATGGCCGCTCTCGGCTTCCTCGGCATGGGTGCGCAACCGCCAACACCGGAATGGGGCACCATGCTCTCCGACGTGTTGCAGTTCGCCCAAAGTGCCTGGTGGGTTGTCACCTTCCCCGGTGTCGCAATCCTGCTGACGGTGCTGGCATTTAACCTGATGGGTGACGGGCTGCGTGACGCGCTCGATCCTAAACTCAAGCAGTAG
- the dppD gene encoding dipeptide ABC transporter ATP-binding protein, whose protein sequence is MALLNVNKLSVHFGDEKTPFRAVDRVSYSVNQGEVVGIVGESGSGKSVSSLAIMGLIDYPGRVMAEKLEFNGQDLQKISEKERRNLVGAEVAMIFQDPMTSLNPCYTVGFQIMEAIKVHQGGNKSTRRQRAVDLLNLVGIPDASSRLDVYPHQLSGGMSQRVMIAMAIACRPKLLIADEPTTALDVTIQAQIIELLLELQQKENMALILITHDLALVAEAAHKIIVMYAGQVVETGASHDIFRAPRHPYTQALLRALPEFAQDKARLASLPGVVPGKYDRPNGCLLNPRCPYATDKCRTEEPELNMVDNGRQSKCHYPLDDAGRPTL, encoded by the coding sequence ATGGCGTTATTGAATGTAAATAAATTATCGGTGCATTTCGGCGACGAAAAGACACCGTTCCGTGCCGTAGACCGCGTGAGTTACAGCGTAAATCAGGGCGAAGTGGTCGGTATTGTGGGTGAATCTGGTTCCGGTAAATCGGTCAGCTCGCTGGCGATTATGGGGCTGATTGATTACCCAGGCCGCGTAATGGCGGAAAAATTGGAATTTAACGGCCAGGATCTGCAAAAGATTTCTGAGAAAGAGCGTCGTAACCTGGTTGGAGCCGAAGTGGCGATGATCTTCCAGGACCCGATGACCAGCCTCAACCCTTGCTACACCGTAGGTTTCCAGATTATGGAAGCTATCAAGGTGCACCAGGGCGGCAACAAAAGTACCCGTCGTCAGCGTGCTGTCGACCTGCTGAACCTGGTGGGCATTCCCGATGCGTCTTCGCGTCTGGACGTTTACCCGCACCAGCTTTCCGGCGGTATGAGCCAGCGTGTGATGATTGCAATGGCGATTGCCTGTCGCCCTAAGTTGTTGATTGCCGACGAACCGACTACTGCGTTGGATGTGACCATCCAGGCGCAAATCATTGAGCTGTTACTGGAACTTCAGCAAAAAGAGAACATGGCGCTGATTCTCATCACCCATGACCTCGCGCTGGTGGCTGAAGCGGCGCACAAAATCATCGTGATGTACGCAGGCCAGGTAGTGGAAACGGGGGCTTCGCACGATATCTTCCGTGCGCCACGCCACCCGTACACCCAGGCGCTGCTGCGTGCGCTGCCTGAGTTTGCGCAGGATAAAGCCCGTCTGGCATCACTGCCGGGTGTGGTTCCGGGCAAATACGACCGCCCGAACGGCTGCCTGCTCAATCCACGCTGTCCGTATGCGACCGATAAATGCCGCACGGAAGAACCAGAACTGAACATGGTGGATAACGGGCGTCAGTCCAAATGCCACTATCCACTCGATGATGCCGGGAGGCCAACGCTATGA
- the dppF gene encoding dipeptide ABC transporter ATP-binding subunit DppF: MSTEKATAQPLLRAIDLKKHYPVKKGIFGQERLVKALDGVSFELERGKTLAVVGESGCGKSTLGRLLTMIEIPTGGELYYQGQDLLKPDETAEKLRRQKIQIVFQNPYGSLNPRKKVGQILEEPLQINTSLSKAERREKALAMMAKVGLKTEHYDRYPHMFSGGQRQRIAIARGLMLDPDVVIADEPVSALDVSVRAQVLNLMMDLQQEMGLSYVFISHDLSVVEHIADEVMVMYLGRCVEKGTKDQIFSNPRHPYTQALLSATPRLNPDDRRERIKLTGELPSPLNPPPGCAFNARCRRRFGPCTQLQPQLKEYGGQLVACFAVDQDENGEIR, from the coding sequence ATGAGTACCGAAAAGGCCACTGCGCAACCTCTGTTGCGGGCCATCGACCTGAAAAAACACTATCCGGTGAAGAAAGGCATTTTCGGCCAGGAACGCCTGGTGAAAGCGCTGGACGGCGTATCGTTTGAACTCGAACGTGGAAAAACGCTGGCGGTAGTGGGTGAATCTGGCTGTGGTAAATCCACGCTGGGCCGTCTGCTGACGATGATTGAAATTCCGACCGGCGGTGAGCTTTACTATCAGGGGCAGGATCTGCTCAAACCTGACGAAACCGCCGAAAAGCTGCGTCGCCAGAAAATCCAGATCGTGTTCCAGAACCCGTACGGCTCCCTGAACCCGCGTAAAAAAGTGGGGCAAATTCTTGAAGAGCCGCTGCAAATCAACACCAGCCTGAGCAAAGCCGAACGCCGTGAAAAAGCGCTGGCGATGATGGCGAAAGTTGGCCTGAAAACCGAGCATTACGATCGCTACCCGCATATGTTCTCCGGCGGCCAGCGCCAGCGTATTGCTATCGCCCGTGGTCTGATGCTCGACCCGGACGTGGTGATCGCCGATGAACCGGTATCGGCACTCGACGTTTCCGTGCGTGCGCAGGTTCTGAACCTGATGATGGACTTGCAGCAGGAAATGGGGCTGTCGTACGTGTTCATCTCCCATGATTTGTCGGTGGTGGAACACATCGCCGACGAAGTGATGGTGATGTATCTGGGGCGCTGTGTAGAGAAAGGGACGAAAGACCAGATCTTCTCAAACCCGCGCCACCCGTACACTCAGGCACTGTTATCTGCCACACCACGCCTGAATCCGGACGACCGCCGCGAGCGCATTAAACTCACCGGCGAGCTGCCAAGCCCGCTGAACCCACCTCCGGGTTGCGCGTTCAACGCCCGTTGCCGCCGCCGTTTCGGGCCGTGCACGCAGTTGCAACCGCAGCTTAAAGAGTACGGCGGCCAACTGGTGGCGTGTTTCGCTGTTGATCAGGATGAGAACGGGGAAATTCGTTAA
- a CDS encoding Fic family protein: protein MNTQNSTPLGFSWDPSVLPQVNPGSTRRALAIYLQQLTSFVWDAAKLENNPFTFVEVQTLLDGVTVGGHKLSDAEQVTNLADSSKKLVELVKTDRFDLDKPTIILLHGIVARNEALEWGVFRGEGEETSYSPYVALGEQGEHRPLPTLTGAPELNRVYSEGVEFIKTLPPFEGALTMFLFGALQQFFFDGNKRTSRHMMNGWLMKHGFDPISVPAARAQVFNDKMVSFYLSKEGTDMLAFLNSCRRA, encoded by the coding sequence TTGAACACACAAAATTCCACTCCGCTTGGATTTAGCTGGGATCCCAGCGTATTGCCGCAGGTTAATCCTGGCAGTACACGTCGTGCATTGGCGATCTACCTGCAACAGTTAACCTCATTCGTTTGGGATGCAGCAAAACTGGAAAATAATCCTTTCACCTTTGTCGAAGTGCAAACACTTCTGGATGGTGTCACCGTGGGTGGGCATAAACTTTCCGATGCCGAGCAGGTAACGAATCTGGCTGATAGCAGTAAAAAGTTGGTGGAGTTAGTTAAGACGGATCGTTTTGACCTGGATAAACCTACAATCATTCTCTTGCATGGCATTGTTGCGCGTAATGAAGCACTTGAATGGGGTGTGTTCAGAGGTGAGGGGGAAGAAACATCATACTCTCCGTATGTAGCCTTAGGGGAGCAAGGCGAACATCGCCCATTGCCGACGTTAACGGGTGCTCCTGAATTAAACCGTGTCTATTCTGAAGGTGTGGAATTTATAAAGACATTGCCGCCATTTGAAGGAGCATTAACGATGTTTCTTTTCGGTGCATTACAGCAGTTCTTTTTTGACGGTAACAAACGCACCAGTCGACATATGATGAATGGTTGGTTGATGAAACATGGCTTTGACCCGATCAGCGTACCTGCCGCACGCGCCCAGGTATTTAATGACAAGATGGTGAGCTTCTATCTCAGTAAAGAGGGGACTGATATGCTGGCATTTTTAAATAGCTGCCGCCGAGCCTGA
- the bcsO gene encoding cellulose biosynthesis protein BcsO, translating to MKNYDDLQRFKDKTRTGAIEFKDMSAQNKHSDTSNWAIIKQLMNTDDDGSVLSHAGSIAVPAPQAVKADEFDASHFRPLVAQPISSTAAQGSILDSLQSALPETKTAAFQPEQTQHTTATLFEQLAPVATAPEAAVEPIRHPIPEPVKETVKPAVVSAPQAPAPVTTEPVRFDKLFAAKGNTARSHPAKDLPLQPLLEMIASCR from the coding sequence ATGAAAAATTATGATGATTTACAGCGATTCAAGGATAAGACCCGCACAGGCGCTATCGAATTCAAGGATATGTCGGCGCAAAACAAACACTCAGATACCAGCAATTGGGCCATCATCAAGCAGTTAATGAATACTGACGATGACGGCTCCGTGTTATCTCATGCCGGAAGCATTGCGGTGCCAGCACCCCAGGCGGTGAAGGCGGATGAGTTTGATGCCAGCCATTTCAGGCCGTTAGTCGCTCAACCCATCTCGAGTACGGCGGCGCAAGGGTCTATTCTGGATAGCCTGCAAAGCGCATTACCCGAAACTAAAACTGCGGCTTTTCAACCTGAGCAAACGCAGCACACCACCGCAACCCTGTTTGAACAACTGGCACCGGTCGCCACCGCGCCAGAAGCGGCTGTCGAGCCTATCCGGCACCCTATTCCAGAACCCGTAAAAGAAACCGTGAAACCTGCCGTGGTATCCGCGCCGCAGGCCCCTGCACCGGTAACGACCGAACCCGTGCGTTTTGACAAACTGTTCGCAGCCAAAGGGAATACGGCGCGGAGTCATCCCGCCAAAGACTTACCGCTGCAACCGTTGCTGGAGATGATTGCGTCATGCCGCTAG
- the bcsQ gene encoding cellulose biosynthesis protein BcsQ, which translates to MPLVCVCSPKGGVGKTTVTANLAYALARAGSKVLAIDFDVQNALRLHFGVPLSDGRGYVTKAIESADWSQSVLTAGSNMFVLPYGDVTEDQRLEFEHLLTTDSHFLMRGLSTLLNYPGLVIIADFPPGPNPALKAVSRLADLHLVTMLADTASLSLLPHIENHRLIGEPLNNKAGYYFVLNQSDNRRHISRDVTAFMQQHLGDRLLGVINRDESVAEANASQQSIFDFSPASAAAFDIELISKRVAAILGIKIGDGAVHTALRTSNF; encoded by the coding sequence ATGCCGCTAGTGTGTGTTTGCTCGCCAAAAGGCGGAGTAGGGAAAACCACGGTTACTGCCAATCTGGCGTATGCGCTCGCGCGTGCGGGTAGCAAGGTTTTAGCCATTGATTTTGATGTGCAAAATGCGCTGCGCCTGCACTTTGGCGTGCCGTTATCTGATGGCCGGGGTTATGTCACAAAAGCAATTGAATCGGCAGACTGGAGCCAGTCAGTTTTAACCGCTGGTAGCAATATGTTTGTGCTGCCGTATGGCGATGTCACGGAAGATCAGCGTCTTGAGTTTGAGCATCTTCTGACGACCGATAGCCACTTCCTGATGCGCGGATTAAGCACATTGCTTAACTATCCAGGACTTGTGATTATCGCCGATTTCCCGCCTGGGCCGAACCCGGCGCTGAAGGCTGTATCGCGCCTGGCTGATTTGCATCTGGTGACGATGCTGGCGGACACCGCTTCGCTTTCACTGTTGCCGCATATTGAAAACCATCGTTTGATTGGCGAGCCGTTAAATAATAAAGCGGGATATTATTTTGTTCTCAACCAGAGCGATAACCGCCGTCATATAAGCCGCGACGTCACCGCATTTATGCAGCAGCATCTTGGCGATCGCCTGCTTGGTGTTATTAACCGTGATGAAAGTGTGGCTGAAGCAAATGCTTCTCAGCAATCAATATTCGATTTCAGCCCTGCTTCTGCTGCGGCTTTTGATATTGAACTGATCAGTAAACGAGTTGCAGCTATTCTCGGCATAAAAATTGGTGATGGTGCGGTTCACACCGCCTTGAGAACGTCAAATTTCTGA
- the bcsA gene encoding UDP-forming cellulose synthase catalytic subunit: MKKVLFYLLLLVLAPIAVLIIITPMDSQKQYIFGFISLAILFLLGFSKKHSVSIIMMLVSVLMSTRYIYFRATQTLHFNSEIEAILGIGLFLAELYIWVVLLLSYLQTAFPLKRGIVPLPEDTSTWPTVDVYVPSYNESLEVVRDTVLAAQCIDYPRDKIKIYLLDDGKRREFAVFAADAGVGYITRNDNSHAKAGNLNHAMKLTKGELICVFDCDHVATRIFLQATVGAFLKDPKLALLQTPHYFYSPDPFERNLSGGKNIPNEGALFYGPIQQGNDNWNATFFCGSCAVIRRSALEEIGGFAVETVTEDAHTALKMQRLGWKSAFLDIPLAAGLATERLVLHVIQRTRWARGMTQIFRLDNPLFGRGLKWQQRLCYLNAMLYFQFALPRVAFVTAPLAYLLFNLNIIHSSASLIFAYALPHLILSIYLNSRMNGRYRYSFWGEIYDMVMAFHLVLPTAVTMLFPKRGKFNVTDKGALLNVGYFDFSVVRPHMIVAVLLAVAVVAGIVRACAHDYFGVDPNVIALNVGWGLYSLVFLLAAIAVARETRQTRKTIRIDVDIPVVIHYASGISSRSNTLDLSMGGCRIAVPDDRHLTDEIEEIELQLKSGSISIPVQVIANDEQAIRLQFEEIPLDRRRELVRVVLARADAWIHPPKPQDNPFRSLLIIIRCVFDLFWLTWKSRRENRRLRQEEAKRMESASEDNVT; encoded by the coding sequence ATGAAAAAGGTCCTGTTTTATTTACTGCTATTGGTATTAGCGCCAATAGCAGTCCTGATCATCATTACGCCTATGGACAGCCAGAAGCAGTATATCTTTGGCTTTATTAGCCTTGCGATTCTGTTTTTATTAGGCTTCAGCAAAAAGCACAGCGTCTCGATAATCATGATGCTGGTCTCGGTTTTGATGTCGACGCGTTATATTTATTTCCGTGCGACACAAACGCTGCACTTTAATTCTGAAATAGAAGCCATTCTGGGAATAGGGTTATTTTTAGCTGAACTTTATATCTGGGTCGTTTTATTACTGAGTTATCTGCAAACCGCTTTCCCATTAAAAAGGGGAATTGTGCCGTTGCCGGAAGATACGTCGACCTGGCCGACGGTGGATGTTTACGTCCCGAGTTATAACGAAAGCCTCGAAGTGGTACGCGATACCGTGCTCGCTGCGCAATGTATCGATTACCCGCGCGACAAGATCAAAATCTATCTGCTTGATGACGGTAAACGGCGCGAGTTTGCGGTGTTTGCCGCAGATGCGGGCGTGGGTTACATCACGCGTAACGATAACTCGCATGCTAAAGCCGGGAACCTCAACCACGCCATGAAACTCACCAAAGGTGAGCTGATCTGCGTATTTGACTGCGACCACGTCGCCACGCGTATTTTCCTGCAAGCGACCGTCGGTGCGTTCCTGAAAGACCCGAAACTGGCTCTGTTGCAGACTCCGCACTATTTCTACTCGCCCGATCCGTTCGAGCGTAACTTATCCGGCGGGAAAAACATTCCCAACGAAGGCGCGTTGTTCTACGGCCCGATTCAGCAGGGGAATGACAATTGGAACGCGACATTCTTCTGCGGCTCCTGCGCAGTGATTCGCCGTAGCGCACTCGAAGAAATCGGTGGTTTTGCGGTAGAAACCGTCACCGAAGATGCGCACACCGCGTTGAAAATGCAGCGCCTTGGCTGGAAATCCGCGTTCCTGGATATCCCTCTGGCGGCGGGCCTTGCGACTGAGCGCCTGGTACTGCACGTGATTCAGCGAACCCGCTGGGCGCGCGGCATGACGCAAATCTTCCGCCTCGATAACCCGTTATTTGGCCGTGGCCTGAAATGGCAGCAGCGTCTGTGTTATCTCAACGCGATGCTCTATTTCCAGTTCGCCTTGCCGCGCGTGGCGTTTGTGACGGCGCCGCTGGCGTATTTGCTGTTCAACCTGAACATCATCCACTCCTCGGCGAGTCTGATTTTTGCTTACGCCCTGCCGCATCTGATATTGAGCATTTACCTCAACTCACGCATGAACGGACGCTATCGCTACAGTTTCTGGGGTGAGATTTACGACATGGTGATGGCTTTCCACCTGGTTCTGCCGACGGCCGTCACGATGCTGTTCCCGAAACGCGGCAAATTCAACGTGACCGATAAAGGCGCGCTGTTGAACGTCGGATACTTCGATTTCAGCGTCGTGCGTCCGCATATGATTGTCGCGGTTTTACTGGCCGTCGCGGTGGTCGCCGGGATAGTGCGTGCCTGCGCCCATGACTATTTCGGCGTGGATCCGAATGTTATCGCGCTCAACGTGGGCTGGGGGTTATATAGCCTGGTGTTCCTGCTAGCGGCGATTGCCGTCGCCCGTGAAACGCGTCAGACCCGTAAAACCATTCGTATTGATGTCGATATTCCCGTGGTGATCCACTACGCCAGCGGGATTTCATCGCGCAGTAATACGCTCGATTTGTCGATGGGCGGCTGCCGAATTGCGGTGCCGGACGATCGCCATCTCACCGATGAAATTGAAGAAATTGAGCTGCAACTGAAGTCCGGCTCCATCAGTATTCCGGTGCAAGTGATTGCCAACGACGAACAGGCGATTCGCCTGCAATTTGAAGAGATCCCACTCGACCGTCGCCGTGAGCTGGTGCGCGTGGTTCTGGCGCGTGCTGATGCCTGGATTCACCCACCGAAGCCGCAGGATAACCCGTTCCGTTCCCTGCTTATCATCATCCGTTGTGTGTTTGACTTGTTCTGGCTGACCTGGAAATCACGTCGCGAAAACCGCCGTCTGCGCCAGGAAGAAGCGAAGCGTATGGAAAGTGCCAGTGAGGACAACGTGACATGA
- the bcsB gene encoding cellulose biosynthesis cyclic di-GMP-binding regulatory protein BcsB, protein MKRMTVKVCQLLLALSVLSSPVMAEDTTTVESQIPLDLPAPDVASPAVVAPSSPSVFTPGNVSSITVAQMGQPRGVMLSGGQLQAGIDFTLPADQVITNAQLLLNLKVSPAMAARNTTLQLMMNGQPLGTVPLGSADSDVSNYQLDIPAAMVVSSNNISFKINDGDALLCLRDLSDKYQVTIMPTTRLDLEGQQLNIGADLSHFPRPFFDSMQMTPASVAFAFPAKTLPEQVSAAALVASWLGIEADYRGISFNALHDKLPEKNGILFGKPGDQIGGLTLPATQKPMLQIIDNPGNPVYKLLLVVGNSDQQLRAAAWRLTHGKFDGQTASTAVENQVIPVSKAYDAPRWISTERPVRLTELMRKDQSLTATGIWHEPLSVAFRAAPDLFLWDGDTIPMKIGYRFPTENWIDEERSYLSMTFNGTFLNNLPVNKQGALETLWRKVGGDARQEHYNLALQPYLIYGDNQLSLYFNIQTKETAPCSVLLNNNIKSRIDDDSWIDLSKTRHFSLLPNLSYFVGASFPFSRFADYSHTVLLLPENPGETEISTLLNMAARSGNATGASLNNNAVMFGLPTGGANLQRLEESHVLAVSTINQNAFNRTLLAQSPFTSNEHSFGVRERSIWQKIQSWIEGDWGSTGIAADRYFSSNEAWRGFVSFRSQWNPDRVVVMAIGSTDEQLSRLQTDLSSARINASIRGDAAIITDENGVRSFRVGQQFPSGQMPWYMMVVWYANQHSAFLAILGLLFATVIGLSLYALLKKRAQKRLNPQDDGK, encoded by the coding sequence ATGAAACGGATGACCGTTAAAGTTTGCCAGTTATTGCTCGCGTTAAGTGTTTTAAGCTCGCCCGTTATGGCCGAAGACACCACGACGGTAGAGTCACAAATTCCGCTGGATTTACCGGCACCGGACGTTGCTTCTCCGGCGGTCGTGGCCCCGTCGTCGCCATCGGTCTTCACGCCGGGCAACGTCAGCAGTATTACCGTGGCGCAAATGGGCCAGCCGCGCGGCGTCATGCTCAGTGGCGGCCAGTTGCAGGCAGGGATCGACTTTACGTTGCCCGCAGATCAGGTCATCACCAATGCGCAACTGCTGCTGAATCTGAAAGTGTCTCCGGCGATGGCGGCACGTAACACCACATTGCAACTGATGATGAACGGTCAGCCGTTGGGGACGGTGCCGCTAGGTTCTGCGGACAGCGATGTCTCGAATTACCAGCTGGACATTCCGGCGGCGATGGTGGTGTCGAGCAACAACATCAGCTTTAAAATCAACGATGGCGATGCGTTACTGTGCCTGCGTGACCTGTCTGATAAATACCAGGTCACGATCATGCCGACCACGCGCCTGGATCTCGAAGGCCAGCAGTTGAATATCGGTGCGGATCTCAGCCATTTCCCGCGCCCATTCTTTGACTCAATGCAGATGACTCCGGCCTCTGTGGCGTTTGCCTTCCCGGCCAAAACGCTGCCTGAGCAGGTGAGTGCTGCGGCCCTGGTGGCGTCCTGGTTGGGGATCGAAGCGGATTACCGTGGGATTTCCTTTAACGCGCTGCACGACAAATTGCCCGAGAAAAACGGCATTCTGTTTGGTAAGCCGGGCGACCAGATTGGCGGCCTGACGTTACCTGCAACGCAAAAACCGATGCTGCAAATCATCGATAATCCCGGCAACCCGGTTTATAAACTGCTGTTAGTGGTGGGGAATTCAGATCAGCAACTTCGCGCGGCAGCGTGGCGTTTAACTCACGGTAAATTTGACGGGCAAACCGCCAGCACCGCCGTTGAAAACCAGGTGATTCCGGTGAGCAAAGCGTATGACGCGCCGCGCTGGATTTCTACCGAACGCCCGGTGCGTTTAACTGAACTGATGCGCAAAGACCAAAGCCTGACCGCAACGGGGATCTGGCACGAGCCATTAAGCGTTGCCTTCCGCGCCGCGCCGGATTTGTTCTTGTGGGATGGCGATACGATCCCGATGAAAATCGGTTATCGCTTCCCAACGGAAAACTGGATAGACGAAGAGCGTTCGTACCTTTCCATGACGTTCAACGGCACCTTCCTCAACAACCTGCCGGTGAACAAGCAAGGTGCGCTGGAAACGTTGTGGCGCAAAGTGGGCGGCGATGCACGTCAGGAACATTACAACCTCGCGCTACAACCGTATCTGATTTACGGCGACAACCAATTATCGCTGTACTTCAACATCCAGACCAAAGAAACCGCGCCGTGTAGCGTGCTGCTTAATAACAACATTAAGAGCCGTATCGATGATGATTCCTGGATTGATTTGAGCAAAACGCGCCACTTCTCGCTGCTGCCAAACCTCTCCTATTTCGTTGGTGCTTCGTTCCCGTTCTCCCGCTTTGCGGATTACTCACATACCGTTCTGCTGCTGCCTGAAAACCCAGGTGAGACTGAAATCAGCACCCTGCTGAATATGGCGGCTCGTTCGGGAAATGCGACCGGGGCATCGCTTAACAACAACGCGGTGATGTTTGGCCTGCCGACCGGCGGCGCGAACCTGCAACGCCTTGAAGAAAGCCATGTGCTGGCGGTTTCGACCATCAATCAGAATGCGTTCAACCGCACGTTACTGGCGCAGTCGCCATTTACCAGCAATGAGCATTCGTTCGGCGTTCGTGAACGTTCAATCTGGCAAAAAATTCAAAGCTGGATAGAAGGCGACTGGGGTTCGACGGGTATCGCCGCCGACCGCTATTTCTCCTCTAACGAAGCGTGGCGCGGGTTTGTGAGTTTCCGTTCGCAATGGAACCCGGATCGCGTGGTGGTGATGGCGATTGGTAGCACCGACGAACAACTCTCACGGCTTCAGACGGATCTCAGCTCGGCCCGAATCAACGCCAGTATTCGTGGCGATGCGGCGATCATTACCGATGAAAACGGGGTCCGCAGTTTCCGTGTCGGCCAGCAGTTCCCGAGCGGCCAAATGCCGTGGTACATGATGGTGGTCTGGTATGCCAACCAGCACTCCGCCTTCCTGGCCATTTTAGGTTTGTTGTTCGCCACGGTAATCGGCCTGAGCTTGTATGCCTTACTGAAAAAACGCGCACAAAAACGTCTTAATCCACAGGATGATGGTAAGTAA